The following are encoded in a window of Chryseobacterium sp. genomic DNA:
- a CDS encoding HlyD family efflux transporter periplasmic adaptor subunit, with translation MELENEKTKFLQAEQNLKNINITLSQMQEAVSNLNKTKSGASINTEKDKITYSSQTLQLFEQLRKSLRQWEQNYLIISSTEGVVSFQQFWGENQFVKPGDIVMSVLPNDKELVVGRMLIPSVNSGKVKPNQKVLVKLDNYRYQEYGIVEGKVQNISLTPDDKGNYYVDVLLPKGLRTSFGKKLPFDRELKGSAEIVTEDLRLIERFFYQIRKLLGYQA, from the coding sequence ATGGAACTAGAAAATGAAAAAACAAAATTTCTACAGGCAGAACAAAATTTGAAAAATATCAATATAACATTGTCACAGATGCAGGAAGCGGTTTCAAATCTAAATAAAACCAAAAGCGGTGCATCAATAAATACTGAGAAAGATAAGATTACATACAGCTCCCAAACGCTCCAATTATTTGAACAGCTAAGAAAATCACTGAGACAATGGGAACAAAATTATCTCATTATTTCTTCTACTGAAGGAGTAGTTAGTTTCCAACAATTTTGGGGCGAGAACCAATTTGTAAAACCCGGTGATATTGTGATGTCTGTTCTACCCAATGATAAGGAATTAGTTGTTGGTCGGATGTTGATTCCATCAGTGAATTCCGGTAAAGTTAAACCAAATCAAAAGGTTTTAGTAAAGCTTGATAATTACCGATACCAAGAATATGGAATCGTTGAAGGCAAGGTCCAAAACATTTCTCTTACTCCAGATGATAAAGGGAACTATTATGTTGACGTTTTGCTTCCAAAAGGATTGCGGACTTCTTTTGGGAAAAAGTTGCCATTTGACAGAGAGCTCAAAGGAAGTGCCGAGATTGTCACCGAGGATTTAAGGCTAATTGAAAGGTTTTTCTATCAAATTAGGAAATTGTTGGGGTATCAAGCTTGA
- a CDS encoding relaxase/mobilization nuclease domain-containing protein, with product MIVKIIPASGSDFHGVQYNDKKMEKGTGELMLMKNFPSFINGESSPEQVRDYFKSISKNEKVKKPQFHAVISAKYQNHGKEEITEIAKDFMQEMGYGKQPFIVVYHSDTENNHVHIVSTRVDKQTGKKINDSYERLKAQKALADTLEKRYGVSSEEKLEKLLNYQIASLSQLELLLERSGFKLTKDTNDENDFSILKNGVKLKTIHGNQISFTPNSDNGRMRQLKAILSKYKDLCSNKVFKVEDRRAQESLLPEERHSDHWKPKIEFESELQKKLRDIYGLDVVFHHKDGQKPFGYSIIDHKSGKVFKGSEIMKMDDLFEMTDEKIDKKLFESLKDYNLADSFSKQILMEHLKRQNPENAIIEFMLFESKKIKNREVFNAIKNEVKDYVETQNNKDVHLIKSEDGKYYAVHSKLHYVGSLENLIGENAYQKFLNPSKELTPESRDENLSKELDRTIDDLIFQFTKPSGGTGRDPAEEELRKRRKNKKRT from the coding sequence ATGATTGTCAAGATTATTCCTGCTTCAGGCTCGGATTTTCACGGCGTTCAGTACAACGACAAAAAGATGGAGAAAGGAACAGGAGAACTGATGCTGATGAAAAACTTTCCCTCCTTCATCAATGGGGAAAGCAGTCCGGAGCAGGTTCGGGACTACTTCAAATCCATTTCAAAAAATGAGAAGGTAAAGAAACCACAGTTCCACGCCGTCATTTCTGCAAAATATCAGAATCATGGCAAGGAAGAAATCACCGAAATCGCCAAAGACTTCATGCAGGAAATGGGCTACGGAAAACAGCCGTTCATAGTTGTTTACCACAGCGACACCGAGAACAACCACGTCCATATCGTCTCCACAAGGGTTGACAAGCAGACCGGAAAGAAAATCAACGACAGTTACGAACGCTTGAAAGCCCAAAAAGCATTGGCAGATACACTAGAAAAACGATACGGAGTAAGTTCCGAGGAAAAATTAGAAAAACTGCTAAACTATCAAATTGCTTCACTCAGCCAACTGGAACTCCTGCTTGAAAGAAGCGGGTTCAAACTAACTAAAGACACAAATGATGAAAATGACTTTTCCATTCTGAAGAACGGGGTAAAACTTAAAACCATCCACGGTAACCAAATCAGTTTTACCCCCAATTCGGACAACGGACGAATGAGACAGCTGAAAGCCATTTTGAGCAAATACAAAGACCTCTGTTCCAATAAAGTCTTCAAGGTAGAGGACAGAAGGGCGCAGGAATCACTGCTACCGGAAGAAAGGCACAGCGACCATTGGAAACCCAAGATAGAGTTCGAGAGCGAGCTCCAGAAAAAATTGCGGGACATCTACGGACTGGATGTGGTCTTCCACCACAAGGACGGACAGAAACCCTTCGGATACAGCATCATCGACCACAAATCGGGAAAGGTGTTCAAGGGAAGTGAGATCATGAAGATGGACGACCTGTTTGAGATGACCGATGAGAAAATTGACAAGAAACTTTTTGAAAGTCTAAAGGACTATAATCTGGCGGACAGTTTTTCAAAACAAATATTAATGGAGCATCTGAAACGCCAGAATCCCGAAAACGCTATAATAGAATTTATGCTTTTCGAGTCTAAGAAAATAAAGAACAGGGAGGTTTTCAACGCCATAAAAAACGAGGTAAAGGATTATGTCGAAACACAGAATAACAAGGATGTCCACCTCATAAAATCGGAAGATGGAAAATATTATGCCGTCCACTCCAAACTGCATTATGTGGGTTCATTGGAAAACTTAATTGGAGAGAATGCCTATCAAAAATTCCTCAATCCAAGCAAAGAATTGACACCGGAAAGTAGAGATGAAAATCTTTCCAAGGAACTGGATAGAACCATAGACGACCTGATTTTCCAATTCACCAAACCGTCGGGAGGAACAGGGAGAGACCCTGCCGAAGAAGAGTTAAGAAAAAGACGCAAAAATAAAAAAAGAACATAA
- a CDS encoding ParA family protein, translating into MIITFATQKGGTGKTTLAIAFANYLSRISTRKIKVFDFDYQKSFFNKWREDADSELPKLYEVEVIGEDDDEPPFEDLEQVVDLKESKDLFLFDLAGTLDQRYSDVLVYSDFIIIPFEYSDVSVKSTLVFKNLLGLLESEAERIFIRSKYDKGYKYLNQKEMDIELAKYGTLLENPVFKRNCLQTIDTRKLTYEQKYAVKKPFDEIIQQISEVKKVAL; encoded by the coding sequence ATGATCATCACATTTGCCACCCAAAAAGGCGGAACAGGGAAAACCACCCTCGCCATCGCATTCGCCAACTATCTCTCCAGAATTTCTACAAGGAAGATCAAGGTGTTTGATTTCGACTACCAAAAATCCTTCTTCAACAAATGGAGGGAGGATGCGGACTCGGAACTGCCCAAACTCTACGAGGTGGAAGTCATTGGCGAAGATGACGATGAGCCGCCTTTCGAGGACTTGGAACAGGTTGTCGACCTGAAAGAAAGCAAAGACCTGTTCCTGTTCGATCTGGCGGGAACACTGGACCAGAGATACAGCGATGTTTTGGTGTACAGCGACTTCATCATCATTCCCTTTGAGTATTCCGATGTGTCCGTAAAATCAACCTTGGTATTCAAAAATCTTCTGGGTTTGTTGGAAAGCGAGGCGGAAAGAATCTTCATCCGCTCCAAATACGACAAGGGCTACAAATATCTCAACCAAAAGGAAATGGATATCGAGTTGGCAAAATACGGAACTCTACTAGAAAATCCCGTGTTCAAGAGAAACTGCCTCCAAACCATCGACACGAGAAAACTCACCTACGAGCAAAAATACGCCGTAAAGAAGCCGTTCGACGAAATTATACAGCAGATCAGCGAGGTCAAAAAAGTTGCGCTTTAA
- a CDS encoding DUF4134 domain-containing protein, producing MMKNFIRKNVTKKKVLTLALVMLAMTPMLAQGGATAISNAASDIKDYWDPIKLILKAVGGLVGFIGGLRVYNKWTNGDQDVNKEILGYGGAMIFLIVVPEFVTAFFA from the coding sequence ATGATGAAAAATTTTATCAGAAAAAACGTGACAAAAAAGAAAGTTCTAACCCTTGCCTTGGTGATGCTGGCAATGACCCCGATGCTTGCGCAGGGCGGAGCGACCGCCATCTCCAATGCCGCTTCCGACATTAAGGACTATTGGGACCCCATCAAGCTGATATTAAAGGCAGTCGGTGGACTCGTAGGATTTATCGGAGGATTGAGGGTGTACAACAAATGGACGAACGGCGACCAGGATGTCAACAAAGAAATCCTCGGCTACGGCGGTGCGATGATCTTCCTTATCGTGGTTCCGGAATTTGTAACCGCATTCTTTGCTTAA
- a CDS encoding TraG family conjugative transposon ATPase: protein MVKTKKQAFDIPFIGYDYGKDFGWDFDVLFGQYGNPIIGIRIKNIVEQYSADPDNYLNFHTVLNQVVSIIGEGRIVQKLDIFSKKRYTAESSNQFLQQKYSEHFDGRLFKTIETVLLFTDIVDDKLKKKNKHYQFSEKSYKELRDKCQKVLMLLKQSGCEPQFLYEKDFEYYISGVLSMQFTETPVFDNIKSTNEYLQIGNRFVKNISYVDVENIDLPSEIDPFSILGGNGAASETAVDNFTFINELEDYEAIIYNQVITIPLQAQQQRELDKKKKKHEGAANNSPSNAIIAEEIQTLLHNIAIDGQLVVNAHFSLIFSTHTLEKMEGIQSMIENKLFTKGIIVSKNAYNQLELFRSAIPGNATELREYDLFMTTSEAALCFFFKESYPVNEESNFYLRFTDRQGVPLKVDPADLPMKTGRINNRNKFVLGPSGSGKSFLMNNIVEQYLTYNYDVVIVDTGDSYSGTCKYKGGRYIQYTEEKPITMNPFLMDKKEFNIEKIEFLTNLIFLIWQGPDATMSSAQKSILDNVLMSYYHQYFNSGTRWYESKTSEELILYLNKYNIHEEDIISDFEKQSNGQNNYYDILGIAFDAGSDEIKEAFRKLAIEYHPDKNMNNPNYDSEKFYKVYEAYETLNDEDKRKIYNETQLILIKSNEIIRQPKTAEEWNESFRKTIIKKIKELEEKLEAKELSFNGFYDYCDKFLPLYLNNKKHHITEKEFNLRTFLFVLKDFYKGGRYGTTLNESADNTLFDEPFIVFEIDNVKDNPKLFPIVTLIIMDTFIQKMRLRKDRRKALIIEEAWKAIASKLMGGYILYLYKTVRKFWGEAVVVTQELDDIIGNAVVKDSIINNSDTFILLDQTKFKDNFDKIASLLSLNKVEQNKIFTINNLNNKFGRSRFKEFYLKRGSKGEVYGNEVSLEQYLTYTTEKPEKSAVEYYVQQYGNYDEALQKIVGDLKNFGDSLENLVSLVNLYQKPLDKKVVSYYRMMKKTHKGQNIFKIISQELENRNIHFSELINQKHEEYEKV, encoded by the coding sequence ATGGTAAAGACAAAGAAACAGGCATTTGACATTCCCTTCATCGGCTACGATTACGGAAAGGATTTTGGATGGGATTTTGATGTCCTCTTCGGACAGTACGGGAATCCGATTATCGGCATCAGAATTAAGAACATTGTGGAACAGTATTCCGCCGACCCAGACAACTACCTGAACTTCCATACCGTGCTGAATCAAGTCGTATCCATTATTGGCGAAGGAAGAATCGTTCAAAAACTCGACATCTTTTCCAAAAAGAGATATACCGCCGAATCCTCCAACCAGTTCCTCCAGCAGAAATACTCCGAGCATTTTGACGGAAGACTATTTAAAACCATCGAAACGGTACTCCTGTTTACGGACATTGTGGACGACAAACTCAAGAAGAAAAACAAGCACTACCAGTTTTCCGAAAAAAGTTACAAGGAACTTCGCGACAAATGCCAAAAGGTGTTGATGCTCTTGAAGCAGAGCGGTTGCGAACCCCAATTTTTATATGAGAAAGATTTTGAATACTACATTTCGGGTGTATTGTCGATGCAGTTTACGGAAACCCCGGTTTTTGACAATATCAAAAGTACCAACGAATATCTCCAAATCGGAAACCGCTTCGTCAAAAATATTTCCTATGTGGATGTCGAAAATATCGACCTGCCTTCAGAAATAGACCCTTTTTCCATACTGGGTGGAAATGGAGCCGCATCGGAAACAGCGGTGGACAATTTCACCTTCATCAATGAATTGGAGGATTACGAAGCCATCATCTACAATCAGGTCATCACCATTCCCCTGCAGGCGCAACAACAGCGGGAACTCGACAAAAAGAAGAAAAAGCACGAGGGAGCGGCAAACAACTCGCCATCCAACGCCATTATTGCAGAAGAAATCCAGACCCTTCTGCACAATATCGCCATCGACGGACAACTCGTGGTCAATGCCCATTTCTCCCTAATATTTTCAACACATACACTGGAAAAAATGGAAGGGATACAGTCGATGATTGAGAACAAGCTCTTTACGAAGGGGATTATCGTTTCCAAGAATGCCTACAACCAGCTCGAACTCTTCCGCTCCGCCATTCCGGGCAATGCCACGGAACTTCGAGAGTACGATTTATTTATGACGACAAGCGAAGCGGCCTTGTGTTTTTTTTTTAAAGAAAGTTACCCCGTGAACGAGGAATCCAATTTTTATCTGCGGTTTACGGACAGACAAGGCGTTCCTTTGAAAGTTGACCCAGCGGATTTGCCGATGAAGACGGGAAGAATCAACAACAGGAACAAATTTGTCCTCGGGCCATCAGGTTCTGGAAAGTCCTTCCTGATGAACAATATCGTGGAGCAATACCTGACCTACAATTACGATGTGGTGATTGTGGACACGGGCGATTCTTATTCGGGTACCTGCAAATACAAAGGCGGGAGATACATCCAGTACACCGAAGAAAAACCCATCACCATGAATCCCTTTCTGATGGACAAAAAAGAGTTCAACATCGAAAAAATAGAATTTTTGACCAATTTGATTTTCCTGATTTGGCAGGGTCCCGACGCCACGATGTCGTCCGCACAGAAATCCATTTTGGACAATGTGCTGATGTCGTACTACCACCAATATTTCAATTCGGGAACAAGGTGGTATGAAAGCAAGACTTCGGAAGAACTCATTCTCTATCTGAACAAATACAACATCCACGAGGAGGATATTATTTCAGATTTTGAGAAGCAGTCCAATGGACAAAACAACTACTACGACATTTTGGGAATCGCGTTCGATGCGGGTTCCGACGAAATCAAGGAGGCGTTCCGAAAACTCGCCATCGAATATCATCCGGACAAAAATATGAACAACCCGAATTACGACAGCGAAAAATTCTACAAGGTTTACGAAGCTTATGAAACCTTGAACGATGAAGATAAGAGAAAAATCTACAATGAGACGCAACTCATCCTCATCAAGTCCAACGAGATTATCAGGCAGCCGAAAACGGCGGAAGAATGGAACGAGTCCTTCCGAAAAACCATCATCAAGAAAATTAAGGAGCTCGAAGAAAAATTGGAGGCAAAAGAACTTTCCTTCAACGGATTCTATGACTACTGCGATAAATTTCTGCCCCTTTACCTGAACAATAAGAAACACCACATCACCGAAAAGGAATTTAATCTAAGGACATTCTTGTTCGTGCTGAAGGATTTCTACAAAGGCGGAAGATATGGAACGACACTCAACGAAAGTGCAGACAACACGCTCTTTGACGAACCATTCATCGTCTTTGAAATCGACAATGTGAAAGACAACCCGAAACTGTTTCCGATCGTGACACTCATTATCATGGATACCTTCATCCAGAAAATGCGTCTCCGAAAAGACCGAAGAAAGGCGCTCATCATCGAGGAAGCATGGAAGGCGATTGCCAGCAAATTGATGGGCGGATATATTCTCTATCTCTACAAAACCGTAAGAAAGTTTTGGGGAGAGGCGGTGGTCGTTACACAGGAATTGGACGACATCATCGGAAACGCCGTCGTAAAAGACAGTATTATTAATAACTCGGACACCTTCATATTGCTGGATCAGACCAAGTTCAAGGACAACTTCGACAAGATTGCATCACTGCTTTCATTGAACAAGGTGGAACAAAACAAGATTTTCACCATCAATAATTTGAACAACAAGTTTGGAAGAAGCCGTTTCAAGGAATTTTATCTGAAGCGGGGTTCCAAAGGAGAAGTGTACGGCAATGAGGTTTCCTTGGAGCAGTATTTAACCTACACCACGGAAAAACCCGAAAAATCCGCAGTCGAATACTATGTCCAACAATACGGAAACTACGACGAGGCTTTGCAAAAAATTGTAGGCGATTTGAAAAATTTCGGAGACAGCCTTGAAAACTTGGTATCGCTCGTCAACCTTTATCAAAAGCCATTGGACAAAAAGGTGGTTTCCTATTACAGGATGATGAAGAAGACGCACAAAGGGCAAAATATCTTCAAAATCATCTCGCAGGAATTGGAAAACCGAAATATCCATTTTTCAGAATTAATCAACCAAAAACACGAGGAATATGAAAAAGTATAA
- a CDS encoding type IV secretion system protein, whose translation MKRNTTPLFCLLAILLPIIGFAQTDGDYSNLLQFLKGDGAFEKWFMEVFTKLDNSVQNGAVGSALVGRAIGGLGALMYLGYMGWQMAAGDREWEITPMLKPILIGFTLVYWSGFVNLIQAPFEAIAEPGIAIFSDIESEVNDLRIQRFKKQQQLLDAVIKLKADEDAKQDVINNTGKDADDSWFDISEGLDKLIQPIKEWQLRMEFQLQKLVAEIIEFVCLSILRICVYLIFFIQKIWAYILIILGPIAVGMALVPGFENSLYSWVSKFININLYTFVAYTIINIGQQLIASGYEMEIERYDTLLTNGTITNLDALMVYVSNSGMIYNQLFTCVAYIVTGIGVLMTPTIADTIVTAGGAGAMTKMKSAAGRMASAAKTTVLAAKTGGASVAGAAAKSAASGSASGMVNSAMNNNKK comes from the coding sequence ATGAAAAGAAATACTACACCCTTATTTTGCCTCTTGGCAATATTGCTGCCGATAATCGGCTTTGCCCAAACCGACGGCGACTACAGCAACCTGCTCCAATTTCTAAAGGGCGACGGCGCATTTGAGAAATGGTTTATGGAGGTCTTTACCAAACTGGACAACAGCGTTCAAAACGGTGCTGTCGGATCCGCTTTGGTTGGAAGGGCGATCGGAGGACTGGGAGCGTTGATGTATCTCGGATACATGGGTTGGCAAATGGCGGCGGGCGACCGGGAATGGGAAATCACCCCGATGCTCAAACCAATCCTCATTGGATTTACCCTGGTGTATTGGAGTGGTTTTGTCAATCTGATTCAGGCACCCTTTGAAGCCATTGCAGAACCGGGAATCGCCATTTTCAGCGACATTGAGTCCGAAGTGAATGATTTGAGGATTCAACGATTCAAGAAACAGCAGCAGCTACTCGATGCCGTCATCAAACTGAAAGCCGACGAGGATGCGAAGCAGGACGTCATCAACAACACCGGCAAAGATGCCGACGACTCTTGGTTCGACATCAGCGAGGGACTGGACAAACTCATCCAACCCATCAAGGAATGGCAGTTACGGATGGAGTTCCAGCTCCAAAAACTGGTTGCAGAAATTATCGAGTTCGTTTGCCTTTCCATCCTTCGAATCTGTGTCTACCTTATTTTCTTCATCCAAAAAATTTGGGCCTACATCCTCATTATTTTGGGGCCTATTGCGGTAGGTATGGCGCTCGTTCCAGGATTTGAAAACTCGCTGTACAGCTGGGTTTCCAAGTTCATCAACATCAACCTATACACCTTTGTAGCCTATACCATCATCAATATTGGTCAGCAACTGATCGCTTCGGGTTATGAAATGGAGATTGAGCGGTATGACACGCTTTTAACCAATGGAACCATCACCAATTTAGATGCCTTGATGGTTTATGTGAGCAATTCGGGAATGATCTACAACCAGCTCTTTACCTGTGTCGCCTATATCGTGACGGGAATCGGGGTATTGATGACGCCCACCATTGCCGACACCATTGTTACAGCGGGAGGTGCAGGTGCGATGACCAAGATGAAGAGTGCTGCTGGAAGAATGGCGAGTGCCGCTAAAACAACGGTATTGGCAGCCAAAACCGGTGGAGCTTCCGTAGCGGGAGCAGCAGCAAAATCGGCTGCATCAGGTTCCGCATCGGGAATGGTCAACAGTGCGATGAATAACAACAAAAAATAA
- the traK gene encoding conjugative transposon protein TraK, whose protein sequence is MLIKNIEQRIKINKVVSLGTIAFAVIIVLAGFFFAYRMIQDSRKSIYILDNGVPVLAKQTDVLLNRPVEYKAQIELFHRLFFTLAPDDAYIKENIQKSLYLIDDSGKKEYTNLKEKGFYNQIVASSSMVSIHTDSISLNMEQQKFSFFGKQMITRKSAVITRKLITEGYFEDIIRSPNNPHGVMLKNWRIIDNEEISNQTKNSY, encoded by the coding sequence ATGCTGATCAAAAATATCGAACAAAGAATAAAAATCAACAAGGTAGTTTCGCTGGGAACAATAGCATTTGCCGTAATTATCGTATTGGCGGGCTTCTTCTTTGCCTATCGGATGATTCAGGATTCAAGAAAATCCATCTACATTTTGGACAACGGGGTTCCGGTACTGGCAAAGCAGACCGATGTCTTGTTAAACAGACCCGTAGAATACAAAGCCCAAATTGAACTGTTCCACCGACTATTTTTCACCTTGGCTCCCGATGATGCCTACATCAAGGAGAATATTCAAAAATCACTGTACCTCATTGACGACAGCGGAAAAAAAGAATACACCAATCTCAAGGAAAAAGGCTTCTACAACCAGATTGTGGCCTCCAGTTCCATGGTCAGTATTCATACGGATTCCATCTCGCTCAATATGGAGCAACAGAAATTCTCCTTTTTCGGAAAGCAGATGATTACCAGAAAGTCTGCCGTGATTACAAGAAAATTGATTACCGAAGGATACTTTGAGGACATCATCCGAAGTCCAAACAATCCGCACGGTGTGATGCTTAAAAATTGGAGGATTATCGACAACGAGGAAATCTCCAACCAAACCAAAAATTCCTATTAA
- the traM gene encoding conjugative transposon protein TraM, with translation MKKINFKEKKYVMPLLALPFLLLFVYVGAQFTKEDTSKKDKPKELSLSLGETRDSIMTKNDAYDAFFKKDDNRTMLGGLDKEEDSLLSYEDQLSLDQKRKIDSLKAVSSRQNQQASKGGNSSYYNPKQQNEDKDFKRSSEIIRMLNDKSNGKQENEQLSENQKSSNQNAQQDPVKYLKQQMLVMDSLEKARDPEYQAKLLAEQKLKANKEKMDEFLNSTFNVGKSGINSEFNAFYRENENSFIKAVIDENNKGFLGSRIRFRLLEDIFVGNRKIEKGSILYGQISGFSMQRVDLKIVSVFTKGEILPVNLSIYDIDGLKGLYVPESVFRDMIREMGSNSVQGTQMDMGGQGFFTSIGSKLFTSTSKSIANLIKTNKAKLKYNSYVFLIDEKQLKDSQNQQKK, from the coding sequence ATTAAGAAAATCAACTTTAAGGAAAAAAAATATGTGATGCCCCTTCTGGCATTGCCGTTCCTGCTGCTCTTTGTGTATGTAGGTGCCCAATTTACCAAAGAGGACACCTCTAAAAAGGACAAGCCGAAAGAACTTTCCCTGTCTCTGGGAGAAACACGGGACTCCATCATGACGAAGAACGATGCCTACGACGCCTTTTTCAAGAAGGACGACAACAGGACGATGCTCGGAGGATTGGACAAGGAAGAGGACAGTCTGCTCAGTTATGAAGACCAGTTGTCTTTGGACCAGAAAAGAAAGATCGATTCACTGAAGGCGGTCTCCAGCAGACAAAATCAGCAGGCGTCAAAAGGAGGCAACTCTTCCTATTACAATCCAAAACAGCAAAATGAGGACAAGGATTTCAAGAGGTCTTCTGAAATCATCCGAATGCTGAACGACAAGTCCAATGGGAAACAGGAAAATGAGCAACTTTCAGAAAATCAAAAATCTAGTAATCAAAATGCACAGCAAGACCCCGTAAAATATCTGAAACAGCAGATGCTCGTCATGGATTCCCTAGAAAAAGCGAGGGATCCCGAATACCAAGCCAAACTCTTGGCGGAACAGAAACTCAAGGCAAACAAGGAAAAGATGGACGAGTTCCTCAATTCCACCTTCAATGTCGGCAAGTCGGGAATCAACAGCGAGTTCAATGCCTTCTACAGGGAAAATGAGAACAGTTTTATCAAAGCCGTCATTGATGAAAACAACAAGGGATTTCTGGGAAGCAGAATCCGGTTCCGATTATTGGAAGACATCTTCGTCGGCAACAGAAAAATTGAGAAAGGCTCCATCCTTTACGGGCAAATCTCGGGATTTTCCATGCAGCGGGTTGACCTCAAGATTGTCTCGGTATTTACCAAGGGAGAAATTCTTCCCGTCAACCTTTCCATCTATGATATCGACGGTTTGAAGGGACTTTATGTTCCGGAAAGCGTCTTCAGGGACATGATTCGGGAAATGGGGAGCAACTCCGTACAGGGAACACAGATGGATATGGGCGGACAGGGATTTTTCACGAGCATCGGCTCAAAATTGTTCACTTCCACCTCCAAATCCATAGCCAACCTCATTAAAACCAACAAAGCCAAACTGAAATACAACTCCTATGTATTTCTCATCGACGAAAAACAGCTTAAAGACTCACAAAACCAACAAAAGAAATAA
- a CDS encoding DUF4138 domain-containing protein, with product MKTAINILLFLISNLFIAQTATKEQVISELPELVITEGVNLHIISPEPIQYVDLSTQKLTGDLPNINIARIKITDAPTNVDPKEKAKTTSLLNGDKIGIITVVGQSFIAQYKAIYRNSENKNTVTNIHIQPEEMQPIELDKTRFSNLELTKFAMDIIQKKTEENPIREQKDLKLSMQLNNVYVISDYIFLDMTFKNSSNLSYDIEDLKFSIEDKKIYKATNNQSIEMTPIFRLYAPKHFRKNFRNIYVFKKFTFPNSKVMMIRLIEEQLSGRTIEMKVNYSDILKADTF from the coding sequence ATGAAAACAGCAATCAATATCCTATTATTCCTTATATCCAACCTTTTTATTGCCCAAACCGCAACCAAGGAACAAGTCATTTCGGAATTGCCCGAACTAGTGATTACGGAGGGCGTCAACCTGCACATCATCTCACCGGAACCCATCCAATATGTGGATTTGTCCACCCAAAAACTCACGGGTGATCTACCGAACATCAATATCGCGAGAATCAAGATCACGGATGCTCCTACCAACGTCGACCCAAAGGAAAAGGCAAAAACCACCTCTTTATTGAATGGCGACAAAATAGGAATAATAACCGTTGTAGGTCAGTCTTTTATTGCCCAATATAAGGCTATTTACAGAAATTCGGAAAATAAAAACACCGTGACCAACATCCATATCCAGCCAGAAGAGATGCAGCCGATTGAACTGGACAAAACCCGTTTTTCCAACTTGGAGCTGACCAAGTTTGCGATGGACATCATCCAGAAGAAGACGGAAGAAAATCCAATCAGGGAGCAAAAAGACCTTAAACTCAGTATGCAGCTCAACAATGTGTACGTTATCAGCGACTACATCTTTCTCGATATGACCTTCAAAAACAGCTCGAACCTGAGTTACGATATCGAAGACCTAAAATTTTCCATCGAGGACAAAAAAATCTACAAGGCGACCAACAATCAAAGCATCGAGATGACACCGATTTTTAGACTTTACGCCCCGAAACATTTCAGGAAAAATTTCAGAAACATCTATGTCTTCAAAAAATTCACTTTTCCGAACAGCAAGGTGATGATGATCCGCCTGATTGAGGAACAACTCTCGGGAAGAACCATCGAGATGAAGGTGAATTATTCAGATATTTTAAAAGCAGATACATTTTAG